The Salvia miltiorrhiza cultivar Shanhuang (shh) chromosome 1, IMPLAD_Smil_shh, whole genome shotgun sequence genome has a window encoding:
- the LOC131023909 gene encoding BTB/POZ domain-containing protein At1g21780-like, with the protein MVDTKVETIARHAQWKIESFGPTVPYRRSDPFKIGIWNWHLSVEKSRAIYVRLFPEPSRVAKDQPPLARFVVRVTNAGRRTYISPIHEKVLRTSDDFICLIDMNIQGRFVIDLEFLDLKISPLNGGDGSSIWPSEDTTRNLATQSTLKSLSRMLDESLLTDITINTADGKLHAHRAILSASSPVFHSMFLHDLKEKESSTIDIEDMSSESCTALLSYIYGTINQDDFWKHRLALLGAANKYDIVDLKDSCEESLLEDINMGNVLERLQEAWLYQLDKLKKGCLTYLLDFGKIYDVREEMNDFFRKADRELVVEMFQELLAVWKPA; encoded by the exons ATGGTGGATACGAAGGTGGAGACTATAGCACGACACGCGCAGTGGAAAATCGAGAGCTTCGGGCCTACCGTTCCGTACAGAAGATCCGACCCCTTTAAGATCGGTATTTGGAACTG GCATTTATCAGTGGAGAAGAGCCGGGCAATCTACGTCCGGCTCTTCCCCGAACCGTCCCGGGTTGCCAAGGACCAGCCGCCGCTTGCCCGGTTCGTCGTCCGCGTCACCAACGCCGGCCGTAGAACTTATATCTCTCCCA TTCATGAGAAAGTACTGCGCACAAGTGATGATTTTATATGCCTCATTGATATGAACATCCAAGGTCGCTTTGTCATTGATCTCGAGTTTTTGGACCTTAAGATCAGCCCGCTGAAT GGTGGAGACGGCAGTTCCATATGGCCTAGTGAAGACACGACGCGGAACCTGGCAACCCAGAGCACTCTCAAATCCCTCTCCCGCATGCTCGACGAATCCCTCCTCACTGACATCACCATCAACACGGCAGACGGGAAGCTACACGCTCACAGAGCGATACTCTCCGCGAGCTCCCCTGTCTTCCACAGCATGTTCCTGCACGACCTCAAGGAGAAGGAGTCATCAACAATTGACATTGAAGATATGTCCTCTGAGTCGTGCACCGCCCTCCTCAGCTACATATACGGAACTATAAACCAGGATGACTTCTGGAAGCATCGCCTGGCGCTGCTGGGTGCGGCCAACAAGTATGACATCGTGGACCTGAAGGACTCATGCGAGGAGAGCCTCCTCGAGGACATCAACATGGGGAACGTCCTCGAGAGGCTGCAGGAGGCGTGGCTCTACCAGCTCGACAAATTGAAGAAGGGGTGCCTCACGTATTTACTCGATTTTGGGAAGATCTACGACGTTAGGGAAGAGATGAATGATTTCTTCAGGAAGGCTGATAGGGAGCTTGTGGTGGAGATGTTCCAAGAGCTGCTTGCAGTTTGGAAACCAGCTTAA
- the LOC131023926 gene encoding uncharacterized protein LOC131023926, which yields MFFFFVGELGQQAKQVLKSGVGRCISCGSPADLVEYEKVLKAFFVPVWRWPGKEPLMHCKDCNLFFPPEKEAVEAALRCHFCSRHVDASFRFCPYCGSGL from the coding sequence atgtttttctttttcgtgGGAGAGTTGGGGCAGCAGGCGAAGCAGGTACTGAAGAGCGGCGTCGGTCGCTGCATATCGTGCGGATCGCCGGCGGATCTCGTGGAGTACGAGAAAGTGCTGAAGGCCTTCTTCGTGCCGGTGTGGCGCTGGCCGGGGAAGGAGCCGCTCATGCACTGCAAGGACTGCAACCTCTTCTTCCCCCCGGAGAAGGAAGCCGTGGAGGCGGCTCTGAGGTGCCATTTCTGCTCTCGTCACGTCGATGCCTCGTTCAGGTTCTGCCCCTACTGTGGCTCGGGGCTTTAG
- the LOC131023916 gene encoding LOW QUALITY PROTEIN: chlorophyllide a oxygenase, chloroplastic (The sequence of the model RefSeq protein was modified relative to this genomic sequence to represent the inferred CDS: deleted 1 base in 1 codon), with protein sequence MSAAIATVAALALPISFSRSSKISSKRGMGGGFRVFAIIGEEGGSIERKKPWNTLFEVEDPRSKLPRYDGKFLDAYQALEVARYDIQYCDWKARQDVLAIMLLHEKVVEVLNPLAREFKSIGTLKKELAELQDGLAQAHNQVHISEARVSTAVDKLAYMETLVNDKILQERNAPEDDVSPPSTSTGSADSMKSRQTRRSLNVSGPVQPYSPRLKNFWYPVAFSADLKDDTMIPMDCFEESWVLFRGKDGKPGCVRNTCAHRACPLDLGSVHEGRIQCPYHGWEYSTDGKCEKMPSTKLLNVRIKALPCFEQEGMIWIWPGDDPPTANLPSLLPPSGFQIHAEIVMELPVEHGLLLDNLLDLAHAPFTHTSTFAKGWSVPSMVKFLTPASGLQGYWDPYPIDMEFRPPCMVLSTIGISKPGKLEGQSTRECSTHLHQLHVCLPSSRQKTRLLYRMSLDFAPILKYVPFMQYVWRHFAEQVLNEDLRLVLGQQDRMLNGANIWNLPVSYDKLGVRYRLWRNSVEQGYEQEPFSKS encoded by the exons ATGTCCGCTGCCATTGCTACTGTTGCTGCTCTCGCTCTTCCAATCTCCTTTTCTCGCTCTTCTAAGATTAGCAGCAAAAGG GGCATGGGAGGTGGATTTAGGGTATTTGCTATAATTGGGGAGGAAGGTGGATCGATAGAGAGAAAGAAACCTTGGAATACACTGTTTGAAGTAGAAGATCCGAGGTCTAAACTTCCCCGATACGATGGCAAGTTCTTGGATGCATATCAAGCTCTAGAGGTGGCTCGATACGATATACAATACTGCGATTGGAAGGCTCGACAAGATGTCCTCGCGATCATGCTCCTACATGAAAAG GTTGTGGAAGTATTAAATCCTCTTGCTCGTGAGTTCAAATCGATAGGAACGCTCAAAAAGGAACTTGCAGAGCTGCAGGATGGACTAGCTCAAGCTCACAATCAG GTGCATATATCAGAAGCAAGGGTTTCCACTGCAGTGGACAAGCTAGCTTACATGGAAACATTGGTTAATGACAAGATATTGCAAGAAAGAAACGCACCCGAAGATGATGTTTCGCCTCCAAGTACTTCCACTGGATCTGCAGATAGCATGAAGAGCAGACAGACACGAAGAAGCCTCAATGTCTCTGGCCCCGTCCAGCCATACAGTCCCCGTCTGAAGAATTTCTGGTACCCTGTTGCCTTCTCTGCAGACCTGAAGGATGACACAATG ATCCCAATGGATTGCTTTGAGGAATCTTGGGTTCTTTTTCGAGGAAAAGATGGCAAACCTGGTTGCGTGCGGAACACTTGTGCCCACCGGGCATGCCCTCTTGACCTTGGCTCGGTTCATGAGGGCCGTATCCAGTGTCCTTATCACG GATGGGAATACTCAACTGATGGGAAATGTGAGAAAATGCCATCTACTAAACTACTCAATGTGAGAATCAAGGCATTACCATGCTTTGAGCAAGAGGGAATGATATGGATTTGGCCAGGAGATGATCCTCCAACGGCAAACCTTCCGTCTCTGCTACCACCATCAGGATTTCAAATACACGCTGAG ATTGTGATGGAACTTCCAGTTGAACATGGACTCTTGTTGGACAACCTCTTGGATCTTGCACATGCTCCTTTCACACACACTTCCACCTTTGCAAAGGGGTGGAGCGTCCCAAG CATGGTGAAGTTCTTGACACCTGCAAGTGGTCTACAAGGTTACTGGGATCCTTACCCAATAGACATGGAGTTCCGGCCACCTTGTATGGTTCTGTCCACCATCGGGATCTCAAAGCCCGGTAAGCTAGAAGGTCAGAGCACGAGAGAGTGT TCGACACATCTACATCAACTTCATGTCTGCTTACCTTCATCAAGACAGAAAACCAGATTATTGTACAGGATGTCACTCGACTTTGCTCCAATATTGAAGTACGTTCCTTTTATGCAATACGTGTGGAGACATTTCGCTGAACAG GTTTTGAATGAGGATCTACGGCTTGTACTCGGCCAACAAGATCGGATGCTCAATGGAGCAAATATATGGAATCTACCAGTTTCATATGATAAACTCGGAGTAAGATACAGGTTATGGAGAAATTCAGTCGAGCAAGGATACGAGCAAGAACCCTTCAGCAAATCATAA
- the LOC131023941 gene encoding uncharacterized protein LOC131023941 isoform X2 — protein MPRDGGGSGRGRGGASRVQKESEAGAFFMATLVMWSVSVFFEILFNKRSELLPIIIGFAFFQLANAVIRKFVSRDPIFVNTVFMCLAVVLILLNQSMEIGVDKMFEHSQLVEVTWQWAYQALCFSCGYFAYDQLDMLLYRLYSGWIPSILVHHLVLLVCFTLALYRKITINYLILTLVCELHSIFLHVRKIRRMAGIRDAGSKIVKAEWVLNWLTFVFARCMSHILITVKLVIDASKFDKGVELPLALSGMAGMNMLNVFLGIDLFNAYRKESRFQKDHNNNHQE, from the exons ATGCCGAGGGATGGCGGCGGCAGCGGTCGCGGCCGCGGAGGTGCGAGCAGAGTTCAGAAGGAGAGCGAAGCTGGAGCGTTTTTCATGGCTACTCTAGTGATGTGGAGCGTCTCAGTTTTCTTCGAAATCCTCTTCAACAAGCGCTCCGAGCTACTTCCGATCATCATCGGCTTCGCCTTCTTCCAGTTGGCGAACGCCGTCATTCGGAAGTTCGTCTCACGCGACCCGATCTTCGTCAACAC AGTTTTCATGTGCCTCGCAGTGGTACTAATCTTGCTGAATCAGTCAATGGAGATTGGTGTGGATAAGATGTTTGAACACTCACAACTGGTTGAGGTTACTTGGCAGTGGGCGTACCAAGCTCTGTGCTTCTCGTGCGGTTACTTTGCATATGATCAGTTGGATATGTTGCTCTATCGGTTGTACAGTGGTTGGATCCCCTCAATCCTTGTGCATCACTTAGTGCTCCTAGTTTGCTTCACGCTGGCATTGTATCGGAAGATCACCATCAACTATCTTATCCTCACTCTTGTCTGCGag CTACATTCAATCTTTTTGCATGTACGGAAAATTCGCCGTATGGCTGGCATCCGTGATGCTGGGAGCAAGATTGTGAAAGCAGAATGGGTTCTTAACTGGTTGACATTTGTGTTTGCAAGATGCATGTCTCACATTCTTATCACAGTCAAGCTGGTCATAGATGCTTCAAAGTTCGACAAGGGTGTGGAGCTCCCGCTCGCTCTCTCCGGAATGGCGGGAATGAATATGCTAAATGTTTTCCTTGGTATTGATCTCTTCAATGCTTACAGAAAAGAGAGCAGGTTTCAGAAGGATCACAATAATAATCATCAGGAataa
- the LOC131023941 gene encoding uncharacterized protein LOC131023941 isoform X1, protein MPRDGGGSGRGRGGASRVQKESEAGAFFMATLVMWSVSVFFEILFNKRSELLPIIIGFAFFQLANAVIRKFVSRDPIFVNTCVSLIHSFITSASVVLILLNQSMEIGVDKMFEHSQLVEVTWQWAYQALCFSCGYFAYDQLDMLLYRLYSGWIPSILVHHLVLLVCFTLALYRKITINYLILTLVCELHSIFLHVRKIRRMAGIRDAGSKIVKAEWVLNWLTFVFARCMSHILITVKLVIDASKFDKGVELPLALSGMAGMNMLNVFLGIDLFNAYRKESRFQKDHNNNHQE, encoded by the exons ATGCCGAGGGATGGCGGCGGCAGCGGTCGCGGCCGCGGAGGTGCGAGCAGAGTTCAGAAGGAGAGCGAAGCTGGAGCGTTTTTCATGGCTACTCTAGTGATGTGGAGCGTCTCAGTTTTCTTCGAAATCCTCTTCAACAAGCGCTCCGAGCTACTTCCGATCATCATCGGCTTCGCCTTCTTCCAGTTGGCGAACGCCGTCATTCGGAAGTTCGTCTCACGCGACCCGATCTTCGTCAACACGTGCGTTTCCCTCATCCATTCCTTCATCACCTCTGCCTCTG TGGTACTAATCTTGCTGAATCAGTCAATGGAGATTGGTGTGGATAAGATGTTTGAACACTCACAACTGGTTGAGGTTACTTGGCAGTGGGCGTACCAAGCTCTGTGCTTCTCGTGCGGTTACTTTGCATATGATCAGTTGGATATGTTGCTCTATCGGTTGTACAGTGGTTGGATCCCCTCAATCCTTGTGCATCACTTAGTGCTCCTAGTTTGCTTCACGCTGGCATTGTATCGGAAGATCACCATCAACTATCTTATCCTCACTCTTGTCTGCGag CTACATTCAATCTTTTTGCATGTACGGAAAATTCGCCGTATGGCTGGCATCCGTGATGCTGGGAGCAAGATTGTGAAAGCAGAATGGGTTCTTAACTGGTTGACATTTGTGTTTGCAAGATGCATGTCTCACATTCTTATCACAGTCAAGCTGGTCATAGATGCTTCAAAGTTCGACAAGGGTGTGGAGCTCCCGCTCGCTCTCTCCGGAATGGCGGGAATGAATATGCTAAATGTTTTCCTTGGTATTGATCTCTTCAATGCTTACAGAAAAGAGAGCAGGTTTCAGAAGGATCACAATAATAATCATCAGGAataa